Proteins encoded in a region of the Octopus sinensis linkage group LG8, ASM634580v1, whole genome shotgun sequence genome:
- the LOC115214896 gene encoding Krueppel-like factor 10 — protein MNSNAACDPLSPPATPTSPECNDTERDAAEMLLSLTSRDNRLMYHHNPPCTPPDVSGSVINPINGSNDIVYERNSSRLEQLLNGEKDPSNRISVIKPLFKNNTISSLYDTQPLPSSEDRTKSAAIPKSVITSTGNVNYRAVSNSLNTSLSPSSTLPEDRSRTFATLQSNPVTPLKNNIPIYASEGAPPTAVPLPAQAVVVVPDTMCNIPSAATISAANTTAAASPIPANQAILLYPGNCSPQLAINIVFLQVNKNSKDFPERTLADRLCPIAPAPAPGVPNKNFSSHFSDIKQKKHVCPYANCGKSYKKSSHLKTHIRNHTGEKPFKCDWMNCKQQFARSDELTRHKRAHTGEKNFKCHICGRCFVRSDHRTKHVKTHNKQKSQSSNVSSNSFNTPHIS, from the exons GAATGCAATGATACCGAGCGTGATGCCGCTGAAATGTTACTCTCCCTCACTTCGAGAGACAACCGGCTTATGTACCACCACAACCCACCCTGTACACCCCCTGATGTCAGTGGCTCGGTCATTAATCCAATCAATGGCTCTAATGATATTGTTTATGAGCGTAACTCATCCAGATTGGAGCAG CTTCTCAACGGTGAAAAGGACCCATCCAACAGAATCTCTGTTATAAAACCTCTTTTTAAGAACAACACCATCTCATCTCTGTATGACACTCAACCATTACCATCATCGGAAGACAGAACAAAATCTGCTGCTATACCAAAATCTGTGATCACTAGCACAGGCAATGTGAACTATAGAGCTGTCAGTAACTCACTGAACACCTCCTTATCTCCTTCATCTACCCTTCCAGAGGATAGGAGTCGTACTTTTGCCACACTTCAGTCAAACCCTGTAACTCCTCTCAAAAACAATATTCCTATATATGCTTCAGAAGGTGCACCACCCACTGCAGTTCCTTTGCCAGCCCAAGCTGTTGTAGTTGTACCTGATACAATGTGCAATATACCTTCGGCTGCGACCATTAGTGCTGCTAATACTACGGCTGCAGCTTCTCCTATTCCTGCAAACCAAGCAATCTTACTGTACCCTGGAAATTGCTCGCCCCAGTTGGCTATAAACATAGTGTTTCTTCAAGTGAACAAGAATTCCAAGGATTTTCCTGAGAGAACCCTTGCTGACAGACTGTGCCCAATTGCTCCAGCCCCTGCTCCAGGAGTCCCCAATAAGAACTTTTCCAGCCATTTTTCAGATATTAAGCAGAAAAAACATGTTTGTCCATATGCCAACTGTGGCAAGTCCTACAAGAAGAGTTCACATCTAAAGACCCACATCAGGAACCACACAG GTGAAAAACCATTCAAGTGTGACTGGATGAACTGCAAGCAACAGTTTGCACGCTCTGATGAACTGACACGGCACAAAAGGGCACATACAGGTGAAAAGAATTTCAAGTGTCACATATGTGGACGTTGCTTTGTGCGATCTGATCACCGTACCAAACATGTGAAGACACATAACAAGCAGAAATCTCAGTCAAGCAACGTCAGCAGCAACAGTTTCAATACCCCTCACATctcataa